The Eurosta solidaginis isolate ZX-2024a chromosome 4, ASM4086904v1, whole genome shotgun sequence genome includes a window with the following:
- the LOC137249158 gene encoding uncharacterized protein isoform X2, whose protein sequence is MDKHILDSSGKATISNDGATIKKLLDKIITQRSVLKWYKLIWKRYFVTKTLEDYRALSAVVQQNITWIKATTPAKEPVSCQRFSLDLEEDLQTLLEARAAPRVANVDQHESNVAVSGNAMNKIFEMEDENKSNNANTIKRIPYNNKHPICKVGSIERVRRR, encoded by the exons atggacaagcatattctTGATTCCAGTGgcaaggccacaatttcaaatgatggggcaaccattaagaaactattggataaaataataacacaacgtagcgtgctcaagtggtataagcttatctggaaaagatatttcgtaacgaaaactctggaagattaccgcgccttgtctgctgtggttcaacaaaatataacttggat aaaggctacaacgcctgctaaagagccggtatcttgccaacgctttagcttggatttagaggaggatctacaaactttgctagaagcacgcgcagctcctcgtgtagcgaatgtggatcaacacgagagtaacgttgctgttagcggaaatgcaatgaacaaaatatttgaaatggaggatgaaaataaatccaacaatgcAAACACTATAAAGAGGATTCCTTATAATAATAAAC ATCCTATATGCAAGGTGGGAAGTATCGAAAGAGTACGACGGCGTTAG
- the LOC137249158 gene encoding uncharacterized protein isoform X1: MDKHILDSSGKATISNDGATIKKLLDKIITQRSVLKWYKLIWKRYFVTKTLEDYRALSAVVQQNITWIKATTPAKEPVSCQRFSLDLEEDLQTLLEARAAPRVANVDQHESNVAVSGNAMNKIFEMEDENKSNNANTIKRIPYNNKRTSDESFMALEKMWDKTASDPDSTLFKYIHSENKDMVKEDAKKRSADENSVIMKISG; encoded by the exons atggacaagcatattctTGATTCCAGTGgcaaggccacaatttcaaatgatggggcaaccattaagaaactattggataaaataataacacaacgtagcgtgctcaagtggtataagcttatctggaaaagatatttcgtaacgaaaactctggaagattaccgcgccttgtctgctgtggttcaacaaaatataacttggat aaaggctacaacgcctgctaaagagccggtatcttgccaacgctttagcttggatttagaggaggatctacaaactttgctagaagcacgcgcagctcctcgtgtagcgaatgtggatcaacacgagagtaacgttgctgttagcggaaatgcaatgaacaaaatatttgaaatggaggatgaaaataaatccaacaatgcAAACACTATAAAGAGGATTCCTTATAATAATAAACGTACGTCTGATGAAAGTTTTAtggctttggaaaaaatgtgggataaaacagcatccgatcctgacagcacactatttaagtacatacatagcgaGAACAAGGATATGGTTAAAGAAGATGCTAAAAAGCGCAGCGCCGATGAAAATTCGGTAATAATGAAGATTTCAGGATGA
- the LOC137249157 gene encoding uncharacterized protein, protein MASQNIFEEDIDMYTSTSNRKSNAFLNISSSTTNQTFKGVVDVLPSAPNATDPYFVDVAQHSEPFPSQLYANNANLHSSSGSTANQLRIKKVKLVKGKVNANLVDEFASNYIATNPHVVDVAQRSEPFPSKLYAKNANLRHPSSATTSEPYTPKFRKFYLSKGFNATNAHLVDVALHSEPFPSSSKAINNNFNNSSSSSTNQKHNKLIDLLPSNSDSANADFIDVAQHSASFHSSLNTTSTVLNNAATSLTNEGTFPTTNQNIMAILQTILQKHIDLEFRLTKIEEKLPELAEVMAIYKVMRDSKVLIKKTHKIVCRISGETENGTHTELSIVMPLTSLDSVYDIEKKLDSDDYQESMKSYIFMLQGASLDIIGVMKKLFSDNVLFNFNWDGVQGKRSLSKLKLVNSVLFDVFKLQGRIDFEDSMRRCLTLSHNRHKQRRYLTHKSSSETA, encoded by the exons ATGGCGAGCCAGAACATATTTGAAGAAGACATAGATATGTATACCTCTACTTCGAATAGGAAAAGCAAcgcctttttaaatatttccagCTCTACTACCAACCAAACATTCAAGGGTGTGGTAGATGTACTTCCCTCCGCTCCCAATGCAACGGACCCCTATTTCGTggatgtagcacaacacagcgaACCGTTTCCATCTCAATTGTATGCAAATAACGCCAATTTGCATAGTTCGTCTGGCTCTACAGCCAACCAACTAAGAATTAAAAAGGTAAAGCTGGTGAAGGGCAAAGTAAATGCCAATTTGGTCGATGAATTTGCTTCGAATTATATTGCAACAAACCCCCATGTCGTGGATGTAGCACAACGCAGCGAACCGTTTCCATCTAAATTATATGCAAAGAACGCCAATCTCCGTCATCCGTCTAGCGCCACAACCAGCGAACCATATACGCCAAAATTCCGAAAGTTTTACTTGTCAAAGGGCTTCAATGCAACAAATGCGCATTTGGTCGATGTAGCACTACACAGCGAACCGTTTCCATCTAGCTCAAAAGCTATAAACAACAATTTCAATAATTCGTCCAGCTCTAGTACCAACCAAAAACACAACAAATTGATTGATTTACTTCCCTCCAATTCCGATTCAGCAAACGCCGATTTCAtcgatgtagcacaacacagcgcgTCCTTTCACTCTTCCTTAAATACAACGAGTACCGTTTTGAATAATGCGGCTACTTCCTTAACCAACGAAGGGACATTCCCTACAACAAACCAAAATATAATGGCAatactacaaacaatattacagaagcatatcgacctggaatttagattgactaagattgaagaaaag CTTCCAGAATTGGCAGAAGTTATGGCTATCTATAAGGTCATGCGTGACTCAAAAGTTCTGattaagaaaacgcacaaaatagtatgccgtatcagcggagaaacggaaaatggtactcacaccgagctctctatcgttatgccactaacatcgctggattcagtttatgacattgagaaaaagttggactcagatgattatcaagaatcaatg aaatcatATATCTTTATGCTGCAAGGTGCATCATTAGACATTATTGGAGTAATGAAAAAACTTTTCTCTGACaacgttcttttcaattttaactgggacggagtacagggcaaacgatctttatctaaactgaaactcgtgaacagcgtactttttg ACGTTTTCAAACTGCAAGGCAGGATCGACTTCGAAGACAGCATGAGACGGTGTTTAACGCTGAGCCACAATCGGCATAAACAAAGGCGGTATCTGACCCATAAATCCAGCTCTGAAACAGCATAA